From the genome of Gemmatimonas phototrophica, one region includes:
- a CDS encoding RagB/SusD family nutrient uptake outer membrane protein translates to MKIARGALLVGALAVTASCQNFLDVNENPNAPQTVSANLYLAPILHWVSTSEQFDGRFIGRFTQNWTLPSGATLPSTWDRMGYDPSSDNGGQLWRDVYWSIGQNLVDMNRLAGAEERWDLLGIGQVIKAWGWLKVTDVHGELIIKEAFDQSKFTFNYDTQEFAYQEVNRLLDSAIANLSRTDGAVNQAYLSRYDRVYGGDRTKWLKFAYGLKGMALNHFSNKSSYKSQDVIAAIDQSFTSNADDALLPYSGTSADNADGNFWGPRRGNINSYRQTLFVLGLLNGTAFGGVVDPRLSRMLSPAPDGVYRGWDPNSGVTALPLTQRPNNFFGSVGTAGAGLPSRYLFADKSRFPIMTYSQLQFIKAEAAYKAGNRALALAAYTNGVSSHIDFVNARNTDDGQAVTAISASEKSAFLANASIIPTAGNLTLSQIMSQKYIAQWAWGHVETWMDMRRYNYTGLDPVTGTQIYPGFSTPAVLFPDNNGKIVQRIRARFNSEYVWNRDALQVIGGLELDFHTKPLWITQP, encoded by the coding sequence GCCCGCGGCGCGCTGCTGGTTGGCGCCCTTGCCGTGACGGCCAGCTGTCAGAACTTCCTGGACGTCAACGAAAATCCGAACGCGCCGCAAACCGTCTCGGCGAATCTCTACCTCGCGCCGATCCTGCACTGGGTGTCCACGTCTGAGCAGTTCGACGGCCGGTTCATTGGCCGCTTCACGCAGAACTGGACCCTGCCATCCGGCGCCACGCTCCCCAGCACCTGGGATCGCATGGGCTACGACCCCTCCAGCGATAACGGCGGACAGCTCTGGCGTGACGTGTACTGGAGCATTGGTCAGAACCTCGTCGACATGAACCGCCTTGCCGGCGCCGAAGAGCGCTGGGACTTGCTCGGAATTGGGCAGGTGATCAAGGCGTGGGGCTGGCTCAAGGTCACCGACGTGCATGGTGAGCTGATCATCAAGGAAGCGTTTGATCAGTCGAAGTTCACGTTCAATTACGACACGCAGGAGTTCGCCTATCAGGAAGTGAACCGCCTGCTCGATTCGGCCATCGCCAACCTGTCGCGCACTGACGGGGCGGTGAACCAGGCGTACTTGTCGCGTTATGATCGTGTGTACGGTGGAGACCGCACGAAGTGGCTCAAGTTCGCATACGGCCTCAAGGGCATGGCGCTGAATCATTTCAGCAACAAGTCCTCGTACAAATCGCAGGACGTGATTGCGGCAATCGACCAGTCGTTCACGAGCAATGCCGACGATGCCTTGCTGCCGTATTCGGGCACCAGCGCCGACAATGCCGACGGTAACTTCTGGGGGCCGCGCCGCGGCAACATCAACAGCTACCGTCAAACGTTGTTCGTCCTCGGGCTGCTCAACGGTACGGCGTTCGGCGGGGTCGTCGATCCGCGGCTTTCACGGATGCTGTCCCCCGCTCCTGATGGCGTGTACCGCGGATGGGATCCGAACAGCGGCGTTACGGCGTTGCCCCTTACGCAGCGTCCCAACAACTTCTTCGGTTCGGTTGGTACCGCCGGTGCCGGGCTCCCGTCGCGCTACCTGTTTGCCGACAAGAGCCGCTTCCCCATCATGACGTATTCGCAGCTGCAGTTCATCAAGGCAGAGGCGGCGTACAAGGCCGGGAACCGGGCCCTGGCACTTGCCGCGTATACCAATGGGGTCTCGTCACACATCGATTTCGTGAACGCGCGCAATACCGACGACGGGCAGGCGGTGACGGCCATCAGTGCGTCCGAAAAGAGTGCCTTCCTGGCGAATGCGAGCATCATTCCTACCGCCGGCAATCTGACGCTTTCGCAGATCATGTCGCAGAAGTACATCGCCCAGTGGGCCTGGGGCCACGTGGAAACGTGGATGGATATGCGTCGCTACAATTACACCGGCCTCGATCCGGTCACGGGTACACAGATCTACCCCGGGTTCTCCACGCCGGCGGTGTTGTTCCCCGACAACAATGGCAAGATCGTGCAGCGTATCCGTGCCCGTTTCAACTCGGAATACGTGTGGAATCGCGACGCCCTCCAGGTCATCGGCGGGCTTGAACTCGATTTCCATACGAAGCCGCTCTGGATCACTCAACCGTAA